Genomic window (Phragmites australis chromosome 5, lpPhrAust1.1, whole genome shotgun sequence):
TCTTACAGCGGAAAAGGACAACTAACCCTCTagggtccttttcttttttgggtcAATCAACTCAATGTGCTCattccaaaaatttattgttaaTGGCATTGTAACGTCCCAGGTATCTCCATAATTGAAATGCTACTATACTATACCAAAATCCTATAAAGTTTGggaatgttttaaaaaaattcggtAGAGTTTCTCTTCTAACTATTTATATCCTGGACAAGCAGATCATATAGTAATTATAAGAATATCATATTCTCGATAGATAAACATTACAACCTAACCCAAAGTTCTAATAAAAGCGACCACCCTAGCCATGATGTCATCTCAACCTTACTGAATGAAACTGACAATAAAATTGTACTTATTTAAGTTAAATAATTAAACTAGAGGTGTGTGTGCTCAACTTGATGGCGCTGCTCCCACTTTATGCATGCCGCGATCACTTGATAtttaaaaatcaataaaaataaaagtgcGACTAAAAACACTTAATAAATACCGTCGATGATTAATTTCTGACAATAATAACAGGTTATACCTGacgatgggcacgtgatccatGACCTGAGGCTGTATATCCTAGCTGTGTGCGTGTGATAAACTTAAAAACACCAAGGGTTATCCAGGtttggatctctattgtgataatagtcctatatcctgtgtattttttaatatacGTCTGAATGAACTTATTACCCTCCCATTTTTCTCCGTGTcttcctccctttatatatacGAGGGAGATATGACTTACATAGGGATCCAAGGCAGACCCAGGTCTAGCTAACCCTTCTAACATATGCTTATCATTACGGCGAGTAGCCGCATTCCACTTGCCCTGTCGATCTGTAGGGTATGTGCCATCACTACCACGCTCGCACCATCCTTATCGCCTGGTCTGTTAGGTCTTGTCCTCACGCGCCGTTTGCACTCCTGCAAAACCTACTATCACACCTTATTAGGCTATACCATAGTGTTTAATGCTATAAAATGGGACACGGCAAGCCTGTGCCAGCCACGCCTAGGTCCGCACAGAAGGATGACCTAGGTAAGAGAAAACACTTGAATGAAAAAGTGTGTAATGGAATTAGACTAATTAGGCATATACCTGCTCCGCAACCAGAGAAAATTGGTCGCAAGGTTTTCCCTCTGAGACCTAAGGACTGGTCGGAGAAACTAGTCGCGTGGTCGTTGGCTGGACGTGCTAGAGGGTATGCTCCTACCCAATCATAACATGTAGAAAATTCTGATATTTGATCACTGTGGGTTCCTCTGTCAGGGAACCctattattctttacaccgacaaaTACAATATGTATCTAGAAGACCATACAACGCATCAAAATTCAGTGAAGAATCTGAATTGAAGGATTTTTTTACTCTTTTGAAAAGTCATTGAATTAGTAGTTTTTGTCTGAAATGAAAAACACATAAATACATCTTTATAATTTACCAGTAAAGCTAAGCAAGTGAAGCCATCACTTACTCACAAGAACATGAATATAGGATCCAAACAACACATCCATGAATTGGAATAATCTGCGAAACATTAATGGTATGAATAGAacaacacgggaatcatgaaTCACGGACATGAACAACATCTGCTTGAAAACTTGAATTAGGATATCACAGGAACGAAACTTAAATTAAGATATCACATGAACGAATAAAGCATGTAAGAACTGAAAAATGGAACAAGTAGAGAAAGTTAAACCATATAGCACACATCAAtataagggcatgtttgtttcagctagagattctaaaaagcagcttatagaagttggattgtgaaaagctggattgtaaaaagctggattataAAAAGTTTTTAggttgtagattctaaaaaaaatttatagacagtttagtaaaatggactttcacaatatatcaaaagctgagaaaaaacagcttctcagattcccacaatccaaccagcagattttaaaaactataaccaaaagctgtctgtttgtttcagctttgaattgtaaaagctgaaagccacaatccaaagctgaaacaaacagagcctAAGTTCGTCATGTACTTGCATTAACTATGACGAGAAACTGATGTCACACCTTCTACACCAAAACTTTTCAAACATGTGGACTAAAATTACACTTAATATCTAGTATATGATATCCACATGTCTATAATCACAATACAACATTGATACTAGCAACAACATGATTAAACACATTTCCCTGTTAACCGAAATATCGATTTAAAATTCTAATCACTTGATGTTTTGTCCTTAACTTCTAATTCCCTTAACCAACCATAgcaaataaatatatcttggaCATTTACTGAAAATCCCCTACAACTTTTCTTTCATGACTTTGGGTGAAATCTCCCCTCTAACTTggttaaaaatagataaataaattACTGCTCAGACTAAAACTTGTCGGATAATAACACTTTTTTGACATCTTCTCCTAAAGTGTTTATCCAAATTGAACAAATCCAATATTATTGAAAATATATCGACGAGACCTATAACTTTAATTTAAGCTTATGGCCAAATTTAGCATTAATTATTCTTAGATTTTGAATTAAATCCGATGCATGCAAATCAGACTACCAATCCCTAATCCGAGGACGAATTCGAccataaaaaattatctatgaATAGCTAGGGACTATGCAGATGTTACCCTTGATGCGTAGATCAAGAATTGTTTGAGAATTTGATAAAATCCCCAAAgttcctcctccttttcctccttcttcttcttcttcctgatTTAGCCTGGCTCTGCCCGCATAGCTGGGGCAGCCACCTGCAATAGGGCATGGCCACAAAGTGCCATTCGGCTAGGCCAGGTAGCCCTGGGTGACACAATGGCAGTGAGCTTTCGATGATGGCGAGCAGCCATCTTTCAGGGCCGGCGAGTGGTGACGGCACAACAGGAGGCAACAATGTGGAGGCAGGAGGCAATGACATGGAGGCAGTAGGCGGCGGCATGACTGAGTCGGTCACAACTATGACTAGGTCAGCGCCCCTCTCTATTTTTAATCACATCCAATGGTTTAAACTTATTTTGGCTCCCTACGGATACACCGGGTATCCAAACGGGGGATTTAAATAGTTAAACGGGTTTGCTTCAATGAGCTCTACGCATTTGCCATCTCTGATTATCTATCCGATCTAtggataaaaaatcaaaattttgccCACTCTATACTGTCTGGTCAACAttttattttcataatatttggGTACTATTACAGGCATCTTGGTAACTCAGACATGTCTCTTGCAGTGACATGGGTACAATCAATGGTACAGAGGGTACATCTTATTTCACAAGCAGCCTGCATGCAACAATGCAATTCCCCCCTTGGAGCTGAGACTCAGAAATCTGAGGTCAGATGGAGATGCTGTTGGGGATGCCCCTTCCGGTGACTCCTGGCTTGGAGAATGGTTTGAGCAGCTCGTACGGCACGATACCGGCGCCACACCTGTTCTTGAACTCCGGGTTGTTGTTGCACTCGTCGACGAAGCCCTCGATCTCCTTCATCCTGCCGGAGAACTTCTCGAACGCCGCCATCACCATGGGCTCCGCCACCCACGACGGCTCAGCGTAGTCGCCCATGTACTCCTCGTCGGGCGAGTGCGAGGAAAGGATGTCGAGCGTGGTCATGACCTTGATGGCCTGCATCTGCGTGGGCAGCATGTCCAGCAGCGTCGTCTCCGGCTGCGCCATGAACTTCCTCATCTCGTCCTCACGGTTCTCCTCCACCGGCATGTGCTTCCGGATAGTGGTGGGGCGGTTGGGGAAGTAGCCGGCGAAGTGGTACTGGCCGAAGTTGACGGCGGCGTGGTGGCCGGAGGTGACCCACATGATGGTGGTGAGCGTCTCGACGAGGCTATCCTGGTTGTCGAGCACGGGCCACCACGGCTCGTCCTTCTTGTCTCCGTGGCCCACGGTGCGCACCTCCTCCCAGAACGCCTGCAGCTCAGCGTCGCCGGCGACGTCCGCGTCGGACTTGTAGTAGACCTTGACGTAGTCCGCCACCCACTGCTTGATGGAGTTCCAGACCATGAGCCCGTCGGTGGCGTAGGGGTAGTCCTTGATGGTGAGCTCGAGCTCGCCGTTGTCCTTCTTCACCGCGAGCCCTCGCTTGACGAGGTCGTTGGGCAGTGCCTCTGTGTCGAACTGCCACGTTGCGCCGTAGGCGACGGCGCTGAGCTCGATGGCGTACTTCCCCGGCCAGAAGGACTCCTCGATGATGCCATCGGCATTGATGAGGCTCTCCCTGGCCAGCGCGTTGATCTCCATGGTGTAGCGGAAGTGTGGGTGAAGGAGGCGGTACACTGGGTGCAGCCGGCTGAGCTGCCGGTTGGCGGCGATGATGTAGGGCTCCACGCAGGCGTGCGTGCGCAACCAGTGGCTGACCAGCTGGTGGTAGCCCGTGTCGTGGGTGAGGACGTGCGCCTTGGCCAGCTTCCACAGCCAGGAGTCGGTGGCGTCGGGCCCGTGCGTGAACACGCGCTTCCACTGCGCCTTCGTCGGCGACTTGGGCCGCGTCAGCTCGATGGCCAGAGGCATCAGCGTGCCCAGGTCCGTCAGGTAGAAGATGGTGCGGGAGCCGTACAGCGTCGCGTCCGGCAGCTCGCGCACCTTGTGCACGTAGGGCAGGAACACGTCGTGGTAGTCTAGAATGAACAGCCGCTTCGCCGCCAGCGCCTGCAGCAATCAATCAATGAAGGTCATATTCCCTTCTTACTGCCATCATCATTATGCTACTTAATTTGCATCgaatgatttttttatcattgagACAATTTGTGATCCATTTCTGAGCTCGATCGATCACCTGCTCGACGGTCATGTTGCTATTCATCCCCTTCTCGAGGATCTCCCTGGTGATGGCAGACTCCGGCGAGCCGTACACCGCCGGGTCGAGCTTGCTCTTGATGGGGAACTCCGTGAGGAGCTGGATGCAGAGAGGGTTGAGCCCTGCGAGCGTCTGCCTCGCGAACTCCTCATCTTTGAACCACGAGAACCTGTCCCCTGCAAGCCACATACAGTAACTGATCTATTAATCTCTTCGTCGCGAGTGCGTAATTAAGCAACTAATTAATCAGCTATTAGGCGGACAAGTAATTAGATGAAGATTAGGTGGGCGTGTGCTTACTCTCGACCATCTGGGGGACCTCGAAGCGGAGGACGTGCTCGGTGGTGTCCTCGACCAACTTGACGACGCGCGGGACGATGGTGCGGATGGAGTCGATGCCGGTCTGCGGCGGCAGCGGGATGCCGTCGCTGTAGAGGCTGTCGATGGCCGGGAAGTGCGGGAACCGCAGCTCCTTCTTGATCAGTATCGGCTTCAGCGCCGGCAGcaccatgtgcagccccgaccGCAGCGTCGTCGCCCCGAACGTCAGCTGCTTCACCTCCGAGAACTGCTCGTCGCGGGGCACGTAGTTGTGCCCGTTCCGCTTCTCCGACAGCGGGTCTGCACACAATTCCGACCGATCATAACATAGATGTTCCAGCGCCGGTCGCAGGTAAAGCTAGCTAGGTACGTACCCTTCCTGGTCCTGTCGCGGCCGGTGCGGCCGCGGCGAGGGTAGGGGTACTTCTCGTTGCCGCCGAGCACGGGGCGCTGGTGGGCGGGGTTCTTGTCGGGGTCGCCGAGGTCGTTGTACACGTCGTAGTCGTAGACGCGCTCGAACCTCTTGCGCTCGCCGCGCCCGTCGCCGCGCAGTGTCTGCAGTTCCTTCTGCCTCAGTTCCTTGAGGCCCTTGGGAGTCTCAGACGGCAGGTACGACTGCACACAAGCAACGGACGACGTACGTGTGAGTCATCCATTTCCATTCCAGGTGTTGCACAGGCCATAATTAATGGAGGTACGTTATCATGCAGTGAAGTGATGAgtgcatatgtatgtatgtgtatgtgtatgtaatTAAAAGCAGCTCGCAGACTAGCTAGCTTGGGAGTGATCGATCGAGCTACTGACCTTGACGGTGAAGAAGACGCGCTTCTCGGGGTTGTCGAACTTGGAGTGCACCCAGGAGTGGCAGTCGAAGGTGATGGCCGTGCTCTTGTCGTCGCCGGTGATGAGCTTGATCTCCTTTATGAACATCTCCTTGTGGTGCTCGTTCTCCACCAGCACCGCGCCCACCGGCCCGAACGACGCCGGCAACTGGAACTTCGCCTCGTACCGACCCTCGATCAGCGTCTTGTGCGCGAACCCCGTCACCCGTGGCTTCTCCAGACCCGTCTCTGCACGACCACGCGTGCACACACATTATGCTCTCAATTCTGTTAAGCTCCATTTGGCATCGCAGTGGCTTTGTAGAAATCAATTGTTTTTATATATCTACTTTTTTTTTGCGGTGGGTTATAATAGTTAGTTGAAAG
Coding sequences:
- the LOC133918553 gene encoding lipoxygenase 2.3, chloroplastic-like, producing the protein MIHLNLKQPLVLSAQSNVCSRLASSPSPSAAAAAARRGGSRRHMPRISCSATEEAGGAVSSITVDKALTVTATVEASPAIGQMYATRALDDIGDLLGKTILLELVSSELDPKTGLEKPRVTGFAHKTLIEGRYEAKFQLPASFGPVGAVLVENEHHKEMFIKEIKLITGDDKSTAITFDCHSWVHSKFDNPEKRVFFTVKSYLPSETPKGLKELRQKELQTLRGDGRGERKRFERVYDYDVYNDLGDPDKNPAHQRPVLGGNEKYPYPRRGRTGRDRTRKDPLSEKRNGHNYVPRDEQFSEVKQLTFGATTLRSGLHMVLPALKPILIKKELRFPHFPAIDSLYSDGIPLPPQTGIDSIRTIVPRVVKLVEDTTEHVLRFEVPQMVERDRFSWFKDEEFARQTLAGLNPLCIQLLTEFPIKSKLDPAVYGSPESAITREILEKGMNSNMTVEQALAAKRLFILDYHDVFLPYVHKVRELPDATLYGSRTIFYLTDLGTLMPLAIELTRPKSPTKAQWKRVFTHGPDATDSWLWKLAKAHVLTHDTGYHQLVSHWLRTHACVEPYIIAANRQLSRLHPVYRLLHPHFRYTMEINALARESLINADGIIEESFWPGKYAIELSAVAYGATWQFDTEALPNDLVKRGLAVKKDNGELELTIKDYPYATDGLMVWNSIKQWVADYVKVYYKSDADVAGDAELQAFWEEVRTVGHGDKKDEPWWPVLDNQDSLVETLTTIMWVTSGHHAAVNFGQYHFAGYFPNRPTTIRKHMPVEENREDEMRKFMAQPETTLLDMLPTQMQAIKVMTTLDILSSHSPDEEYMGDYAEPSWVAEPMVMAAFEKFSGRMKEIEGFVDECNNNPEFKNRCGAGIVPYELLKPFSKPGVTGRGIPNSISI